The genomic stretch CGGGGCGCTGTCGCTGTTCCTCGGCCTCCGAGGCGCGAGCCACGCCGTGTGGGCGTTCTCGGGCGGGGTGACAGCTGTGGTCGTCGCGATCGCCGTGACGATCGTGGCCGCAACGCACGTCACACTCACGATGGTGAGCGGGAACCGGTTGGACGGTGTCGACACCGGACGCTGGCGTCCAGCGGTCACCGGGGTGTGTGGGGCGGTCCTCGTGGCCGTCATCGCCGGAGGCGCGTCGAACGTCGTCGTCGAGAGCCGCAGAGCCGAGCACTTGACACGGTCGCTCGCAGCCGAGGCCGTGCACGGTGACGACGTCGTCCTGGGCGTCGGCTTCAGCGACGAGCAGCAAGAAATGTCATTCGGTGACATCGGGAGCCGAGCACTCGTCGATGGTTCGGCGCGCATGGCGATGACGAACACGATCCCCGACGCCCTCCTCGTCATCGGAGCCGGCACCCCGGGCGTCCCGGCGGACGTCGCGCACCGGGACGGAGTGACGGTCCTCATCCCGCAGGCCTCGGCTGAGCGAGCCGAGGACATCGAGTCGACGGTCAGGGCGAGCATCGCCGAGGGATGGGAAGTGGACGACTCCGAGCCGCCCCGGACTCCGCGGATCCGCTCGGAGCTCGTGGCGAGCACCGACGCTGCGGTCCGAGCTGCGGGCCGATGGGTCGATCTCGGGCCGCAGGACGGTCCGGTTCGCTCCCAGACCTCCGTCGTCGTGGCCGACGTCGCGGACATCGCTCCGAACCGCATCGCCACTGCGACCCGCAACGGAGAGGTCCGGTTCTCCGACCGCGCCGCTCTGCTCCGAGCGCTGCACCGGTCCGGGGCATTCGACGTCGTCACCCAGGTCAACCGCGTCGGTGCCGTGGTCGATCGTCAGCTGGCGGAAGTGCGGACCGAACGTCTGGTGCTCGTCGGCGCGACGGTCGTCGCCGCGATCGCGGCGCTCTTCGCGGGCGCGAGCCTCGTGGCCGACCACCTGGAGCGTGGCCGAACTGCCGCGCGGGTGCGGTCACTCGTCGGACGGCATCCGGGCGAGCACCACGCACGGTTCCTCCTCGGGGCCGCAGGAGTGTGCGGTGCGACCGTCGTCGCGACGCTGGCGACGACTGCCCTGGCCGGAGCGGTCATCGTCATCGCGTCCGTCGTCGCCACGGGCCTGACCGTGCTCGTGTTGACGGCCTGCATCGTCATCGCCGAACCCCGGGGAAGGACCCTGTCGTGACGGACCACCAGTTGCTGTCGGCATCGGCGCTCGGCTACGACCTGGGGACGAGGACGCTCTGGAACGGTCTCGACCTCGTGGTCGCTCGGCGCGAAGTGCTCGCTCTCCGCGGGCCGTCCGGAGCGGGGAAGAGCACCCTGCTCCGATGTCTGGGCGGGATCGAGCGCCCGCACCGAGGCGTGGTGCACGCCGGCGACGTCGACCTCCATCACGTCCCGGCCCGGGTCCGGCGTCGGATCCGGCGCGATGTGCTCGGCTTCGTGATGCAGGACCACGCGATCGTGCCGGAGTGGACCGTCGGAGCGAACCTCCGCGTGGTGCACCCGGCTGGTGTCACCCGTGCCACGCTCGATGCTCGGGCTCGGGACGCCCTGCTCGTGGTGGGGCTCGGCGGCCGATCTCGAGAGCGAGCGGGACAGCTCAGCGGCGGGGAGCAGCAGCGGGTCGCCGTGGCCAGGGTCCTCGTGCAACAGCCCCGCGTCGTCCTGGCAGACGAGCCCACGGCCTCGCTCGACGACGTCAGCGCGGAGCGCGTCCGCCGCGGGCTCGACGCGCTCCGCAGGTCGGGGAGCGCGGTCATCGTCGCGACGCACGATCCAGGTCTCGTCGAGTGGGCGGACCGGACGCTGGAGATCGGTGCGGAGCATGTCTGACGAGCGAGGCGGCGGATCGATGGGCGACGAGCCTTGGCTGATCGGGTGTCTCATCGCGTGGCTCGCAGGAGCGTTGCTCGTGGCCGGTTCGCCGTTCGTCGTCGGTGTGGCAGTGGTGTCCCTCGTCCCTGGCCTCGGGGGGCTCCGAGCAGGTGTGCCGCCGTTCGCGGTCGCAGGCTGGGTGATGGTGGTGCTGGTGTTGGCGGTCGTTCTCGACACACCGCTGGAGCGCCTCGCCAGACGCCCCTTCGTCGGCCACGAAAGGGCTGGCACACTGGCTGCCGAGGCGATGTCGCTCGGTTTCCTCTGGCTGCTGCTCCGGCCGATCATGGCGAGCGGCTGGTCGACGCTGCTCGCGGCGAGCATCGGCGTCGTGCTCTACAAGGCCGCGGAGCCGCTCCTCGACCGCTGGGCGCGCGCTGATCGCCGAGCGGGATCTTCAGAAGAGTGAGCGCGGGACTGGCGGGGCCGCACCAGATCGCCGCGCACCACCCGTTCCGCCGAGCGGTTCTCCGGCTGCCGGTCGCGTGACGGACGGGAGGCGCGTGGCGGACCGGTCACGTGCCTCCCGGCCGGCGATCGGTACGGTGGTGCCGGGGACAGGGGAAACATGGACGAGGACATCGCGTGGTCGCCGCCGGAGCGGGACAACGGCATCGGGTGGATCGTGCTGAGCGGCTTGCTCCTGCCCGTCGGATGGATCGTGTGGTTGTTCCTCGCGTTCGACGCGGCCCTCCGGTCGGAGGCGACCCGGCCGTCGCTGGCGGCGCAGACGGTCGGCGACGCGATCATCACGTTCATCTGCGCGGGGACGCCCCTCGCCGGAGCGGTCCTGCTGCTTCTCCGCCGGAGACGCGACCGCTCCGTCACCCTGGTCGGTCCGGTGGCGTGCCTCGTCTTCGCGATCCTCGGGGTCGGAACTGTCGGAACGGCCACCGCGGTGCTCGCTGTCGAGTGGGTGGACGACGTCCACCGTCGTGCGCAGCCCCTCACAGCGCTCGAGACGAAGCGCACGCCGGCGCAGGCGGAGCAGGAACTGTCGGCCGTGGGCGGGCGAGTCGTCCGGGCCCTCGGTGCCGACATCAGCGAGGGCGAAGCGAACCCGTACACGCGTGCGTGCGCGCTGTCGAACCTGCAGCGGGGGACCGCGTACACGTGGCAGTGGGACGACGCACCCGAGCCCGACGACGAGGCACAGCCGGATGCCGATGCTCCGGCGCGCAGGTTGTCGACGGCGGAGGTGGACCGTCGGACCGCTACCGCACAGGACGTGCTCCGCAACGCGGGGATGCGGAAGGTCGACCTGTGGGGCTCCGCCGTCCGACTGGTCGGTGACGGCTGGTTGTCGGAGAGCACCATCAGTGTGGCGGAGGGGTCCAGTCTGGTCACCGTGGAGACCACCTGCCTTGCCGGAGGGCCCGGGGATGGCTGACCAGGGAGCGCCCACGACTGCGGGAGCGCCCAGGGCTGCGGGAGCGCCCACGACTGCGGAACGGAGCCCGGCCCGGGTCCGGGTCGGGCTCGTGATCGCCGCCGTGTGCACGGTGTACGAGGTGTTGTCCGGAGCGCTCGTGCCGTGGACCGGGCTCGGCTTCCTGCCGCTGCTGCTGATCGTGCCGGCGTACTTCACGGCGATCATGCTGCTCGTGTGGGTGGGGCAGCAGGGGATCCGCCAGCTCCAGGTCGCTGCGGTCGTGGTGGGTGTCGTGCTCGCGGCCTCGCTGCCGATGGCCGTGGGGCTGGCGCTCGCGGTCGGGTGGTGAGCGAGACGAGCGGACAGCCGGTCGCGGCCCGTGCAGCTCCCAGCCGCTGAACTCCGCGGAGTCAGGGGAGCAGGCCCAGCTCCATCGCGCGGGTCACGGCTCGGGTGCGGTCGTTGACGCCGAGCTTCTCGAACACGTGGCCGAGGTGGGTCTTCACGGTCGTCTCGCTGAGGAACAGGACGCGGCCGATCCCCGGGTTGCTGTTGCCCTGCGCGACGAGACGCAGGACCTCGAGTTCGCGCGGGGTCAGCGACGGCCCGGCCGGTGTCGTCCCCACCGCTCGTCGGACCAGCGCCGCAGCCGCTGAGGGAGCCAGGGCCGTCTCGCCCCGAGCGGTCGCCCGGACCCCGGCGAGGATCTCGGACTCCGGGGCGGCCTTGAGCAGGTAGCCGGTGGCGCCCGCCTCGATGGCGGCGAGGATCTGGTCGTCGGACTCGTACGTCGTGAGGATCAGCACGCGGACCTCGGGCGCGGTGGCGAGGATCTCGGCCGTCGCCACGTCACCGTCGAGCACCGGCATCCGCAGGTCCATCAGCACGACGTCCGGCCGCTCTGCCAGCACGATCGACACCGCCGCGGCGCCGTCGGCCGCCTGCCCGACGACTTGGATGTCGTCCGCCGCCTGCAGCAGGGCGACGATGCCGGAACGGACGATCGGGTGGTCGTCGGCCACCACGACGCGGATCACCGGGACGCCACCGTTGCTGTCGCGGTTGCGGCTGCGTGCGGTCGGGCCGGGAGGCGCGGTGCGGCTCCGGCAAGCGTCGGCGCGACGGCGGGCAGCGAGGCCGTCACCGTCGTCCCGCTGCCGGGGGTGCTGGCGATGACGCAGGTCCCACCCGCGAGGGCGAGCCGCTCGCGGAGTCCGCGCAGGCCGTGCCCACCGGTCGGCACCGCCGGGTCGAAGCCGACACCGTCGTCGGCGATCCGCAGCACCGTCTGGTCCGGCTCGTGCAGCAGCGTGACCGTCACCCCGGCCGAGGCAGCGTGGGCGCGGACGTTCGACAGGGCCTCTTGTGCGACCCGGAGCAGGACCACCTGGGCGTCGCGGTCGAGGGTGCCGTCGGCCGCGCTGACCGTCACCGGGGTGCCGGTCTCGCGGGTGTGGCGCTCGCCGAGGCGGTGGAGTGCCCCGGCCAGACTGTCGCGCGTCGTGCCGGCCGACCCCGCGGCGACGAGCACGCGGGACTCTTCGAGCGCGGCGCGAGCGGACTCCTCGAGCACGGTCAACCGCTCGTCGAGGGCGTCGGGGCGGTCGTCGGCCAGGTCGTTCCGGGCACGCTCGGTGAGCATCACGATGCCGGCGAGGTTCTGCGCCACGGTGTCGTGGATCTCGCGGGCCAGGCGCTCCCGTTCGCTGGCGATCCCCGCGGCACGGTTGGCGTCGGCGAGGGACTGCTGCGCGGCGCGGAGGTCCTCCACGAGCTGCCGGCGTTCTTCCGACAGCGCGGCGACGCTGGAGATCCAGCCGCCCATCGCGCAGGACCCGATGACGCTGATGCCCTCGATGAGGAGCGTCGACACCAGGGCGTCCGGGCCGCCCGACACCATCAGACCCACAGCGCTGAGCACACCGACGGCGACGGTGAGCAGGACCCCCGACCGGATGCGCTCGGACTGGCACCACACCAGCGGGAACAGGATGCACTGCACGAACGCGGTGCTCGGGGCGACCGCGGGCAGGACCACGGCGGCGACGAGCACGAGCGGCAGGAAGCCGGCAGCAGCCCGCGGTTCGTCGTACCCACGACGTCCGTAGGCCACGTACGCGACGACCAGGACGGCGATCATCAGGTACGCCGGCCAGCGGCTGGACCACGGCGACCACCCGAGCACGGCGACCGCGAGCGTCAGCGCCATCGTGGCAGCGAAGAACACGTGCAACCACCGGTTGCGCACCCACGTCGGGGTGGTCGTGACGTCTGCTGCTGGCATACCGACAGCCTCCCACCTCCTCCCGTCGATCCGGGAGTTCTCCACAGGCCGTGCTCCACGAGGCGACATCGGCGTCAGCCGTCCTCGCGGTTCCAGCGGAACGTCAGGCGGCAAGCAACCAGGCCGAGGACCAGCCACCCTGCCAGGACGAGCGCTCCGAGACCGAGGAGCCACGAGCCTCCCGGCTCACCCGCCTCGAACGTGCCGGGCAGGAACACGGCCCGCATACCGGACGCCATCCACCGCAGGGGGAAGACGGACGCGACGTCCTGCAACCACGTCGGCAGCTGCATGAAGGGCAGGTAGACGCCGGAGACGAACTGCAGCACCAGCACGATCGGGACGATCGTCGCGGTGGCGCGGCGACCCTCGCGGGGCAGGGCCGAGATCGCGATGCCGAGCACGCTGCTCGTCGCGATGCCCAGAACGAACACGCCGGCGAACGTGCCCCATCGGCTCAGGTCCGTCGGGAGTGTCACCCCGAACAGGAGGCTCGCCACGGCCAGCAGGATCGCCGTCTGCACCAGCGTGGTCACCAGGACCATCCCGATCTTGCCGACGAAGTACGACATCACGGGGAGGGGCGTGCCGCCGAGGCGTTTCAAGGTGCCGTCGCTGCGCTCGCCGGCGATGTCGACACCCAGCGCCTGCACGCCGGAGAGCAGGATGCCCGTCGCGACGAGGCCGGGCAGGTAGTAGGTGGCGTAGTCGACGCTCGTGGGACCGGCCTTGATGGCGGCGGCGCTCGCGAAGGCGACCGAGAACAGCGCCAGCATGACGACGGGGAACAGGAACGTGAAGAAGACGGAGTCGGGGGCACGGAAGTACGAACGGACCTCGTACCGGATGCGAGCGGCGGCGATGCGTGCAGCGCTGGTGCCTGCGGTGCTGGTGCGTGCGGTGCTGGTGCGTGCGGTGCTGGTGCTCATGCGTCGGCCCCCACCATCTCGAGGTAGACGTCCTCGAGGGACGGGCGGATGACCTCCAGGTCGTGCATCGGCGTGACCGTGCCGCGGACCAGGGCCTGCGGATCGGTCGTGCGTTCCTCGTGTCGGAGTCCGTCGTCGTCGCGCCACCGGACCCGGGGCGTGCGTGCCTCCTGGCCGCCGAGCTCGTCGATCGGGGCCAGCGCGCGGAGCTCACCGTTCGCGATCACCGCGGCCCGGTCTGCCAGGTGCGCCGCCTCGTCCAGGTAGTGCGTCGTCAGCAGGATGGTCGTGCCTTCGCGCTTGATGCCGTTGACAAGGTCCCAGAACTGGCGCCGCGCCTCCGGGTCGAAGCCCGTCGTCGGCTCGTCGAGGAACAGCACCTCCGGGTGGCCGATCACGCCGAGGGCCACGTCGACGCGACGCCGCTGCCCGCCGGACAGGCGGCTGATCCGGGTGTTGCGCTGCGCCTCCAGGCCGGTGGCGGCGAGGAGCTCCTCGGTGCTGCGGGAGCGGGGGTAGAAGGTACCGAAGTGGGTGAGCTGCTCTGCGACCGTGACGTTCGGCGCCTCGGCGCTGGTCTGCAGGACGATGCCGACCCGGGCCTTGTGCGCGCGGGTGGCGCGTGCGGGGTCGGTGCCGAGGACACGGACGTCGCCGGAGGTGCGGGAGCGGAAGCCCTCGAGGACCTCCACCGTCGTCGACTTGCCGGCGCCGTTCGGGCCGAGCAGGGCGACGGTCTCGCCGCGGGCGATGGTGAGGGAGAGGTCGGAGACGGCGGTGTGGCCGGTGGCGTAGCGCTTGGTGAGGTGCTGGACCTCGATGGCGGGGGTGTCGGGCATGGGTTCAGCCTGGCGGGTGGGCGGTGCCGGGGGATCGGGGGAGCGGGTGGAGGTGGGGTCCTCCGATCGGAGGATGCGGTTGTCGGATTCGGAATATGCAGAACTTCCGATACTGCGTTCTGGTCGATACCGTTCCCTCGTGGCCGGGGGTCGGCCGCGGACAGAGAGGGACTTGACCATGCGGAAGAACATCATCGGGTCCTTGTCGTACGGCGTCTCGACCGGTACCGACTGGGTTCCGCCGACGAAGGTCGCCCACGCGCACCGGAAGAAGGCGGGCTCGGGGAACCAGGCATTCTGGGCCACCCGCGGATGAGGAGCTTCGCGGCCGCCACCGTGCTCGCGGTGGCGGCCGCGGTCCTCGCCGCCGGGATGTTCGTGGTCGGTGTGGTCGGCAACGTCGAAGCGCTCGGGCTCCTCGGCGCAGGGACCACCATCGAGCTCACCGACATGCCGGCCACGCAGACCGGAGCGGAGCACACCGCGACCCTTCGGCACTTGGCCCAGGAGAGCGGTGCGGCGCTGGCAGTGCTCGTTCCTGATCGTGAAGGACGCGCTGACACCTGGAACGCCTACACCTTCACCGGGACGCCGAGTTCGCCGGTGTTCCGCGGCAGTGTCTCCACAGCGCCGATCGGCGACGGCGGCGAACTCCGTCTGATCGCGATGTACTCGGTCGGCGGTCCTGCGCCTGCCGTCACGGATTTCCTCGACGGGCTCGATCGAGCCGGGTACCGGTACGAGGACGTCACGCCCCATCCGCTCGAGGTGCTCGCCGCGTCGCTCGAGCAACCGGAGTGGTCCGCCGCGTTGCTCGCCGTCGCACTCGGGGTCCTCGTCGCGCTCGTCGCGGAGTCGCGCCGACGTGCGGCGCGGCAGCGGCTGCGTATGACTTCTGGGTGGTCGCGCCGAGCCGTGGCAGCACGAGAGGCCCGAGAGATCGCGGGGCTCGTCGGCGTGGTCTCCGCCCTCGTCGTCGGATGCATCGGTGCGGTCCTCGTCGGACACGGTGCGACCGGGCCGCTCCTGCGGTTCACGGCGATCGAGCTCATCGCCGTCATGGCTCCCACAGCCGTCGTGCTCGTGGTGGTCCACGCCACCCTCGCGGTCCTGACGTGTCGGACGCTCGGCTCCGCGGCCGTCGCCCGGTGGCCGATGGTCGTCGTGGCAGCAGCCGGCATCGCCCTGGTCGTCATCGGCACGGTCGATCTGGGCTGGGCGTCACAACGGCGGACGACGTCCGAGTCGCTGGAACGAACGCTCGTCCGCGAGGCGTCACACGGCGACGATCTCGTCCTCGGGACCCGCCCCACCGAGTACGACCAGGACGTCGCGTTCGGCCGCATCGCGCTCGGCCCACTGCTGGACGGAACGGCGAGCATGGCGCGCGTGTCGTTCGTCGACTACTTCACCGTGGCCGGTGAAGCGACGTCCGCGCTCGATCAGTACAGGGACCAGATCGTCGAAGGACACGGCGCGCCGGTGCTGCTCGTCCCGAGCGCGCTCAGCGCGAGTCGGGACGCGCTCCGGGCAGCAACCGCGGCAGACCTCGCGGAGAGCTGGGACGTGGAGGGCACAGATCCTCCGCATGAACCGATCATCCACACGGTCCTGGTGCCGTCGACTGCGTCGATCGCCCGCTCCGTCCTCGACTGGACGTCCGCGGTGGAGCCCGACCTGCCGACATGGCCCGAAATACCGGTGCTGGTGGTTCCCGATCCGACGGACATCGCGCCGAACCGCCTCGGAACAGCGGTCGCGAACGGCGAAGTCCGCTTCAGCGACCGGGCAGCGCTCGAACGTGCCGTCCACCGTGCCGGCCTCGACGACGTCGTCCTGCAGTACCGACGCGTGGGAGCGACGGTGGAAGGCCAGCTCGCAGCGGTGCGTGGCGAGCGAGCGATGGCGGAGGCCGCACTGATGGTCACCGGGATCGCCGTCGTCTTCGCGGGACTCACGCTCGTCACCGATCACCGTGTTCGCACTCGACGAGCGGCCAGGCTGCGGTTCCTGACCGGAAGACATCCGGTCGTGCACCACTGGCGGTTCGTCGTCGTCGCTGCTGTCAGCGCCGGTGGCGCCACAGCGGTGACCCAGGCGCTGCTCGGCCCCAGGGCCGGAGTCGTGCTGTCGGTCGCCACCGTCATCCCGATCGCCGTGGCGCTGGCCACCGCGGCGTTGCTCACGGCGTTGCACGCCGTCACTGCACACCGAGGAGAGGACCAGCGATGAAGGAACAAGCCGTACTCCGCGCTTCCGGGCTCGGGCACGACATCAGCTCGCGGACGCTCTGGAACGAACTCACCATCACTGCCGAGCCCTCGGCCGCGATCGCCGTTCGCGGCCTCTCCGGGCAGGGCAAGACGACCCTGCTCCGGTGCCTCGGCGGGCTGGAGCGGCCGACCCGGGGGAGCGTGCACGTCCTCGGGACCGACATCCATGCAGCCGGAAGCCCGCAACAGCGCCGTCTGCGCCGGGACGTCATCGGCTTCGTCATGCAAGACCACGCGGTGGTTCCCGAATGGTCGGTCGAGCAGAACCTGCGCGTCGTCAACCCTCGAGGGCTCACCCGCCGAGAACTCGACCTGCGGATCGCTGCTGCGCTCGAGGTCATCGGGCTCGGCGGCCAGCAACGGACGCGCGCCGGACTGCTCAGCGGCGGCGAGCAGCAACGCGTCGCGGTCGCCCGGGTCTTGGTCCAACAGCCGAGGGTGGTGCTGGCGGACGAGCCGACAGCGTCGCTCGACGACGTCAGCGCCGGCCGGGTGCGGGACGGTCTGGACCTCATCCGGCAATGCGGTGGCGCGGTCGTCGTGGCGACGCACGATCCGGAACTGCTGGCCTGGTGCGAGGCGGAGGTCGACCTGTCGGCCACGCACCCCTCGAACAGGTGCTCGTAGACCGCCGCGATCACGATGAGGATGGTGGAGCGCCGACGCAGAGTCCGTCGGGGTGCAGAGGGGACTGAGGATGCACAACGGGTACGCAGTGATCGACCTCGAGACGACGGGCCTGGCGCCCTCGTACGGCCACCGGATCATCGAGATCGGCATCGTCCACGTCACGCCCGACGGCGACGTCGAGCGGACCTTCGAGACCGTCGTCAACCCCGAGCGCGACCTGGGCCCCGTGCACATCCACCGCCTGCGCGGCGCCGACATGACCGGTGCGCCGACCTTCGCGGACATCGCCGGCGACCTGATCGACAAGCTGCGCGGCCGGGTCGTCGTCGCCCACAACGCCTCGTTCGAAGCACGGTTCCTGCACGCCGAGTTCGAGCGGCTGGGCCACCGGTCCCCGTTCAAGCAGGCGAGCACCGCGCTCTGCACGATGCGGCTGGCGCAGGAGTTCCTGCCCGGCTCCGGTCGGAAGCTCGCCGACTGCTGCAGCGCCTACGACATCGAACTCGTCGACGCGCACGAAGCCCTCGCCGACGCCCGCGCCACCGCGAGCCTGCTCGGCGCGTACATCGGGTCCTCCCGGCAGGATCCCCGCTGGACCACCTGGGGGACGCGAGCCACGGAACTGCGGTGGCCGGGCCTCCCGTCCGGCACCGCCCCGTGGACTGCACGCCGCCGCTCGGCCGGCACCGCGGACCGCACCCGCGTGGACGTCGCGACGGACCGTCTGCCCGCCGTCGACGGCGGCGCCGAGGCGACGCTCTACGCGGCCGTCCTCGACCGCGCGCTGTCGGACGACCTGATGACCGCGAACGACGCTGACCAGCTCGCGTCGTTCGGACGCGAGTTCGGACTGCGCGAGCAGGCGCGGGCCGACCTGCACCGGCGCTACTTCGCCGACCTGGTCGAAGCCGTCTGGGCAGGCGGGGTCCTCACGATCCAGGACCACATCCAGCTCGAACGCGTCGCACGGCTGCTCGGCGTCACGGACGACGAGCTCGAGCACGCGGTCCACAGCCGCCAGCCCGCGCGGATGGGCGCGCGGTCGTTCTCCGCAGCGACGCAGGCTGCGCCCGCACCCGTCGCGGAGGAGCCCGCGATCGACCTGGGCGAGGGCAGCATCGTGACGCTGACCGGGGAGATGCGGCGGAGCCGGACCGAGATCGAGGCGGACCTGGCCCGGCTCGGCATCCGGTCCGCGCCGAACGTCACGAAGAAGACGGCCGTCCTCATCGCGGCCGACGTCGACAGCCTGTCCGGCAAGGCGCGGAAGGCCCGCCAGTACGGCATCCCGATCATCGAGGAGGACGTCCTGGAGGCGGCGCTCGCCGCCGCCAGGTAGGGGTCAGCCCGTCAGACGGCCGGTTCCGGCGTCGCGGCTCCGGCGGTCCGCCCGTCCGCCGTCTGCGCTCGCTCTGCCGCCAGTCGCGCCCGCTCGTCGGCGAGCACCTGCGCGATCAGCTGTGACTCGGAGATGTCGACCGCCTGCACCGACGCGCTCGCCGTGTCGCTGACGGCGGCGAAGTCCGCGAACGTGCGGGTCTTCCGCGCGAGCATCCGGACGAGGGCTGCGTCGACGCCGTCCTCGGACAGCAGCCGGTGCACCTGCACGACGTCGAGCTGCCCCATGCGTCGGGCTCGGGCGATCGCCTGCCACTCCGTCGTCGGCTTGAGCTGCGGCTCGCAGATCACCACGACCGATGCGGCCTGGATGTTCAGGCCGACGCCACCGGCGATGATCTGCGCGACCAGCACCGATCCCGGGGCCGCGGCGGAGAACTCGTCGATCAGGTCCTGCCGCCCGGAGGGGGACGTGGAACCGCTCAACGGACCGAAGACGGTGCCGTCGACGGAGGCGAGCACCGCCTCCAGGACGGCACGGTAGTGGGAGAAGACGATGGTCTTGCGGCCGGTGGAGCGCGCCTCGGCGATGACGTCGCGCAGCGCGGCGATCTTGCTCGAGGCGGCGCCGTCGAGCATCGCGAGCTGCCGCATCGTGTGGAAGCTGTCGCTGCCGACCGCGGCGGCGTAGCGCTCTGCCTCGGCGGGGGTGAGGTCGGTCCACTCCTCGACCTCGACGAGTTCGGGGAGCTCGGTGAGGACGTCCTCCTGGCTGCGGCGGAGGTACACGGGCGCGATCTGCTTGCGGAACGCCAGCGGGTCGTCGTCGTCCTGGTCGACCATCAGGTCCGGGCGGATGTGGTCGATGAGGACCCGGAACTCCTCGACCTTGTTTTCGAGCGGGGTGCCGGACATGAGCAGGGCCCGGTCCGAGCGTTCCAGGATCGCGCGGGTGTGCTTCGTGCGCTTGGCGTCGGGGTTCTTGACGTAGTGCGCCTCGTCGACGATGACCGCAGCGAACCGCTGCTCCTCGGGCACGTGCGCGCGGAACCACTCGAGCGTCTCGAACGTCGTGACGGCGACCCCGCCCTCACGCAGCCAGCCGCTGATCCCGCGCACCCGCTCGGCGCCGTGGATGCGGAACGCCGGCACCGACGTGTGCTTCTCGGTCTCGCGCAGCCAGTTCGCCACCACCGCGGCCGGGCACACGACCACGAAGCGGGGCGTGCCGTCGGTCGCGGTGGCGGCCACGTGCGCGATCGCCGCGAGTGCCTCCACCGTCTTGCCGAGGCCCATCTCGTCACCGATCACGACCCGCTCCTGCACGAGCGCGAACGCCGCACCGAAGCGCTGGTACCCGCGGAGCGACGCGGACAGGAGGGACGTGTCCAGGTGGAACTGTTCGATCTGCTCGATCAGGCCCTCGGGCAGCGACCCGCGACCGGCCGTCGTCGAGTCGGTGAGCCCGACCTCGTCCAAGAGGGCGAAGTAGCTGGCCGGACGCTCGAGGAAGTCGCTCCAGTCG from Curtobacterium sp. MCLR17_032 encodes the following:
- a CDS encoding ATP-binding cassette domain-containing protein, translated to MTDHQLLSASALGYDLGTRTLWNGLDLVVARREVLALRGPSGAGKSTLLRCLGGIERPHRGVVHAGDVDLHHVPARVRRRIRRDVLGFVMQDHAIVPEWTVGANLRVVHPAGVTRATLDARARDALLVVGLGGRSRERAGQLSGGEQQRVAVARVLVQQPRVVLADEPTASLDDVSAERVRRGLDALRRSGSAVIVATHDPGLVEWADRTLEIGAEHV
- a CDS encoding response regulator transcription factor — translated: MIRVVVADDHPIVRSGIVALLQAADDIQVVGQAADGAAAVSIVLAERPDVVLMDLRMPVLDGDVATAEILATAPEVRVLILTTYESDDQILAAIEAGATGYLLKAAPESEILAGVRATARGETALAPSAAAALVRRAVGTTPAGPSLTPRELEVLRLVAQGNSNPGIGRVLFLSETTVKTHLGHVFEKLGVNDRTRAVTRAMELGLLP
- a CDS encoding sensor histidine kinase; translated protein: MPAADVTTTPTWVRNRWLHVFFAATMALTLAVAVLGWSPWSSRWPAYLMIAVLVVAYVAYGRRGYDEPRAAAGFLPLVLVAAVVLPAVAPSTAFVQCILFPLVWCQSERIRSGVLLTVAVGVLSAVGLMVSGGPDALVSTLLIEGISVIGSCAMGGWISSVAALSEERRQLVEDLRAAQQSLADANRAAGIASERERLAREIHDTVAQNLAGIVMLTERARNDLADDRPDALDERLTVLEESARAALEESRVLVAAGSAGTTRDSLAGALHRLGERHTRETGTPVTVSAADGTLDRDAQVVLLRVAQEALSNVRAHAASAGVTVTLLHEPDQTVLRIADDGVGFDPAVPTGGHGLRGLRERLALAGGTCVIASTPGSGTTVTASLPAVAPTLAGAAPRLPARPHAAATATATVASR
- a CDS encoding ABC transporter permease, with the translated sequence MSTSTARTSTARTSTAGTSAARIAAARIRYEVRSYFRAPDSVFFTFLFPVVMLALFSVAFASAAAIKAGPTSVDYATYYLPGLVATGILLSGVQALGVDIAGERSDGTLKRLGGTPLPVMSYFVGKIGMVLVTTLVQTAILLAVASLLFGVTLPTDLSRWGTFAGVFVLGIATSSVLGIAISALPREGRRATATIVPIVLVLQFVSGVYLPFMQLPTWLQDVASVFPLRWMASGMRAVFLPGTFEAGEPGGSWLLGLGALVLAGWLVLGLVACRLTFRWNREDG
- a CDS encoding ABC transporter ATP-binding protein, with translation MPDTPAIEVQHLTKRYATGHTAVSDLSLTIARGETVALLGPNGAGKSTTVEVLEGFRSRTSGDVRVLGTDPARATRAHKARVGIVLQTSAEAPNVTVAEQLTHFGTFYPRSRSTEELLAATGLEAQRNTRISRLSGGQRRRVDVALGVIGHPEVLFLDEPTTGFDPEARRQFWDLVNGIKREGTTILLTTHYLDEAAHLADRAAVIANGELRALAPIDELGGQEARTPRVRWRDDDGLRHEERTTDPQALVRGTVTPMHDLEVIRPSLEDVYLEMVGADA
- a CDS encoding ATP-binding cassette domain-containing protein; amino-acid sequence: MKEQAVLRASGLGHDISSRTLWNELTITAEPSAAIAVRGLSGQGKTTLLRCLGGLERPTRGSVHVLGTDIHAAGSPQQRRLRRDVIGFVMQDHAVVPEWSVEQNLRVVNPRGLTRRELDLRIAAALEVIGLGGQQRTRAGLLSGGEQQRVAVARVLVQQPRVVLADEPTASLDDVSAGRVRDGLDLIRQCGGAVVVATHDPELLAWCEAEVDLSATHPSNRCS
- a CDS encoding exonuclease domain-containing protein, translating into MHNGYAVIDLETTGLAPSYGHRIIEIGIVHVTPDGDVERTFETVVNPERDLGPVHIHRLRGADMTGAPTFADIAGDLIDKLRGRVVVAHNASFEARFLHAEFERLGHRSPFKQASTALCTMRLAQEFLPGSGRKLADCCSAYDIELVDAHEALADARATASLLGAYIGSSRQDPRWTTWGTRATELRWPGLPSGTAPWTARRRSAGTADRTRVDVATDRLPAVDGGAEATLYAAVLDRALSDDLMTANDADQLASFGREFGLREQARADLHRRYFADLVEAVWAGGVLTIQDHIQLERVARLLGVTDDELEHAVHSRQPARMGARSFSAATQAAPAPVAEEPAIDLGEGSIVTLTGEMRRSRTEIEADLARLGIRSAPNVTKKTAVLIAADVDSLSGKARKARQYGIPIIEEDVLEAALAAAR